CTGGCACAGTGAGGAGTGCCAGAAATACAGCTAATCGACTTTTTTCAACATCATTTTACCTTATCCTAACGAGTAAACGCCAGGTGAATTCGGTGGCTTTCAACGCCGTACAGCTCAGAGGCTTCCTAACACAAACGAAACCAGTCACTGCTGGATTGTGATAGTAGAATCAAAGTCCTTATAAGATCGAGCTTTCTCTGTCCACTGGAGCACAACCTATCGTCTATACCTCTGCTATGAAACAATGAATAGACAACTGGAAATATCTGTCTTCCTCTTCCAAGGTTTCGTACTTTTGGGCATTCGAAACGCAAGAGCACTTCACCTCACGTCATTGTGCGCTCAGCACGGGCCGCGCAAACAAACGCCTTTCTGTTCTTCCCACACAGCGACTGCTGCACACAAGCAGATCTAAGCAATTTCGGTCAAATTGTTGCCTGTTATTGAGAATTTTGCCCAAGGCTTAAGTCCGCAAATTGCAATACTTTGATCTCACTCTTGCAATGACATCTCCTCCCGCAACCCCACCACGCGAGGTGTCATTCTACGACGAAGACTGGCGACTCGAAGATATAGCTTCAGACTGCGAGTGGGCTGAAGAGTATCGGCCTGGCGGGTTTCATCCGGTAACTCTTGGAAACAAATTTCATGATCGTCGATACGAAGCCATACGCAAACTCGGGGAAGGCTCGTATTCTACTGCGGGTTAGTGGTCAGCACAAGGTGAGTCGCGCTCATAGCTCCGAGCTTCAGGATCAGATCATTGACTGGAGATGTAGCATACCCAGGTATGCTGTCCTCGAAATTATGACCGCTCAATCCTCCACTGCCTTTACTGAACTCGCTATTCTCGACCACCTTTCGAACTCGGCGCCAGAGGACCCAAACGCTCAACACATCACGAAGCTTCTCAAAAGATTCCATCATGAGGGCCCCAACGATAATCATCAATGCCTCGTCTTTGAGCTCATGGGTGCAAGCGCTGCTTCACTTGTGGAGGAGCTTCCCGAGAACATTCCAAAGTTGTGGGGCGTGCCGCAGCGATACGCGAAACCAGTGGCTAAGAAGATACTCATTCATGCACTGCATGGACTAAAATTTATGCACAAGAATGGTGTGGTGCACGGCGATCTGCAGCCAGGCAATCTGCTCTTCTCAATCGAGAACCTCGATGAAGTAGACCAGCAGCAACTGGAGCAA
The Ascochyta rabiei chromosome 17, complete sequence DNA segment above includes these coding regions:
- a CDS encoding Non-specific serine/threonine protein kinase; the encoded protein is MIVDTKPYANSGKARILLRVSGQHKVSRAHSSELQDQIIDWRCSIPRYAVLEIMTAQSSTAFTELAILDHLSNSAPEDPNAQHITKLLKRFHHEGPNDNHQCLVFELMGASAASLVEELPENIPKLWGVPQRYAKPVAKKILIHALHGLKFMHKNGVVHGDLQPGNLLFSIENLDEVDQQQLEQNRTDAAIPLRRIDKKTDRWVPRSVYQR